In Nitrosospira briensis C-128, a genomic segment contains:
- the apbC gene encoding iron-sulfur cluster carrier protein ApbC has translation MPITEQQIQSVLREIIDLSTGKDYVTGNEARNIKIEGDNVSLDIVLGYPAKSVVESIRKQTVDKLKSIPGIGNVHVDVTSKIVAHSVQRGVKLIPGVKNIIAVASGKGGVGKSATAVNLALALAAEGASVGILDADIYGPSQPQMLGIAGRPESLDGKTMEPMKAHGIQAISIGFLIDVETPMVWRGPMVTQALQQLLNDTRWKDVDYLIVDMPPGTGDIQLTLAQKVPVTGAVIVTTPQDIALLDARKGLKMFQKVGIPIIGIVENMSTHICSKCGHEEHIFGAGGGEKMCKDYEVEFLGSLPLDIKIREHTDSGTPTVVADPGGKIAGTYRSIARRIAVKVDELSLDHSALFAKIVIEDT, from the coding sequence GTGCCTATCACGGAACAGCAAATACAGTCTGTCCTCAGGGAAATTATCGACCTCAGCACGGGTAAGGATTACGTAACCGGCAATGAAGCACGTAATATCAAAATAGAGGGCGATAACGTCTCGCTTGATATCGTGCTGGGTTACCCGGCAAAAAGCGTGGTGGAAAGTATACGCAAGCAGACGGTTGACAAGCTCAAAAGTATTCCCGGTATTGGTAACGTGCATGTCGACGTCACGAGCAAGATCGTAGCTCATAGCGTGCAGCGTGGCGTAAAGCTCATTCCGGGGGTCAAGAATATCATCGCGGTAGCGTCCGGAAAGGGTGGGGTGGGCAAGTCTGCCACGGCGGTCAATCTGGCACTGGCGCTTGCCGCGGAGGGCGCTTCCGTCGGCATCCTCGACGCCGACATTTACGGCCCTTCGCAGCCCCAGATGCTGGGTATTGCCGGCCGTCCCGAATCCCTCGACGGCAAGACCATGGAACCGATGAAGGCACATGGCATTCAGGCCATATCAATCGGTTTTTTGATTGACGTTGAAACGCCGATGGTGTGGCGCGGACCGATGGTTACGCAAGCGTTGCAACAGTTGTTGAACGATACCCGGTGGAAAGATGTGGATTATCTTATCGTGGACATGCCGCCGGGAACCGGCGACATCCAGTTGACGCTTGCGCAGAAAGTACCGGTTACGGGCGCTGTCATCGTTACCACCCCTCAGGATATTGCGTTGCTCGATGCACGCAAAGGACTGAAGATGTTCCAGAAAGTGGGTATTCCCATTATCGGAATTGTCGAGAATATGAGTACTCACATCTGTTCAAAATGCGGTCACGAGGAGCATATTTTCGGCGCCGGTGGTGGGGAGAAAATGTGCAAGGATTATGAGGTCGAATTTCTTGGGTCCTTGCCGCTCGACATAAAAATCCGCGAACATACCGACTCCGGTACCCCGACGGTTGTCGCGGATCCGGGCGGGAAAATAGCGGGGACTTATCGCAGCATTGCGCGCCGCATCGCAGTCAAGGTCGATGAATTATCGCTGGATCATTCAGCGCTGTTTGCGAAGATCGTAATCGAGGATACCTGA
- the metG gene encoding methionine--tRNA ligase, translating into MNKRKILVTSALPYANGSIHLGHLVEYIQTDIWVRFQKMQGHEVHYVCADDTHGTPIMLRAEQEGITPKQLIDRVWQEHKADFDGFHVDFDNYYTTDAPENQAFCEDIYRQLEAKDLIVKRSVEQFYDPVKRMFLPDRYIKGECPNCHAKEQYGDSCEACGATYSPTDLIDPYSAVSGAKPERRASKHHFFKLSDPRCKAFLNGWVFESFSSQSGANPEMKPRLQPEAANKMNEWLSAGLTDWDISRDAPYFGFPIPGTAGKKFFYVWLDAPVGYFGSFENYFKQKQKSQAEIDEFLRPGGNTEMVHFIGKDILYFHALFWPAMLEFSGYRTPTQIYAHGFLTVNGQKMSKSRGTFITADSYLKQGLNPEWLRYYYAAKLNDSMEDIDLNFDDFIARVNSDLVGKYINIASRCAGFITKKFDGRLTHTISEANRKWFNQFLFCQLGEGDTFLGRHISIANFYDRREFGKAIKEIMLAADVANQYVDRTKPWLLAKNDENDRELHEVCSVALNMFRILTVYLKPVLPKLAAQAEQFLGINPLIWKDANSQNRLLADGHRINDYKHLMTRLDAKQIEMLIDANKESLKPTVQPQTTQTVQAVEKSPVAPSIPATNGTGIKSTAAASITIDDFGKIDLRVAKIINAEHVEGADKLLKLTLDIGAEQRTVFAGIKSAYDPEQLTGRLTVMVANLAPRKMKFGISEGMVLAAGDGDGPYLLSPDEGARPGMKIK; encoded by the coding sequence ATGAACAAGCGAAAAATTCTGGTTACTTCAGCGCTACCCTATGCTAACGGCAGCATCCATCTCGGGCATCTGGTGGAATACATTCAGACCGACATCTGGGTCCGTTTCCAGAAAATGCAAGGCCACGAGGTACATTACGTGTGTGCCGACGACACTCACGGCACGCCGATCATGCTGCGCGCCGAACAGGAAGGCATTACGCCCAAGCAGCTGATAGACCGCGTATGGCAAGAGCATAAGGCCGATTTTGATGGCTTTCATGTTGATTTTGACAATTATTACACCACGGATGCGCCCGAGAACCAGGCATTTTGCGAGGATATCTATCGTCAGCTCGAAGCAAAGGATCTGATCGTCAAGCGCTCCGTCGAGCAGTTTTATGATCCGGTGAAGCGGATGTTTTTACCGGACCGGTATATCAAGGGAGAATGCCCGAATTGCCATGCCAAGGAGCAATACGGCGATTCGTGCGAGGCATGCGGGGCCACATATTCGCCAACCGATTTGATCGATCCTTACTCCGCCGTTTCGGGAGCAAAACCGGAACGCCGCGCTTCCAAACATCACTTCTTCAAGCTTTCGGATCCCCGTTGCAAGGCTTTCCTCAATGGTTGGGTTTTTGAATCATTTTCGAGCCAGTCCGGCGCCAACCCCGAAATGAAGCCACGACTCCAACCCGAAGCTGCCAACAAGATGAATGAATGGCTTTCAGCGGGCTTGACGGACTGGGATATTTCCCGCGATGCGCCCTATTTCGGCTTTCCGATACCCGGTACCGCCGGCAAGAAATTCTTCTATGTCTGGCTGGATGCACCCGTCGGCTACTTCGGCAGCTTCGAAAATTACTTCAAACAGAAGCAAAAATCTCAAGCCGAGATCGATGAATTTCTTCGGCCCGGCGGCAACACCGAAATGGTGCATTTTATCGGTAAGGATATTCTCTACTTTCACGCGCTGTTTTGGCCCGCGATGCTGGAATTCTCGGGTTATCGCACGCCTACCCAGATTTATGCTCATGGATTCCTTACCGTCAACGGGCAAAAAATGTCGAAGTCGCGTGGGACGTTCATTACTGCGGACAGCTATCTGAAACAGGGCTTGAATCCAGAATGGCTACGCTATTATTACGCTGCCAAGCTCAACGACAGCATGGAAGATATCGATCTCAATTTCGATGATTTCATCGCGCGGGTCAACAGCGACCTGGTAGGCAAATACATCAATATAGCCAGTAGATGCGCCGGATTTATCACCAAGAAATTCGATGGGAGGCTTACACACACTATCTCCGAAGCGAACCGAAAATGGTTCAATCAGTTTCTTTTCTGCCAGCTTGGCGAAGGGGATACGTTCCTGGGGCGTCATATCTCCATTGCGAATTTTTATGATCGCAGGGAATTCGGCAAAGCCATAAAGGAAATAATGCTGGCAGCGGACGTTGCCAATCAATACGTGGATCGAACGAAGCCATGGCTTCTGGCAAAAAATGATGAAAACGACCGAGAATTGCATGAGGTGTGCAGTGTTGCGTTGAACATGTTCCGCATTCTCACCGTTTACCTGAAACCGGTCCTGCCGAAACTTGCCGCACAAGCGGAGCAATTTCTGGGGATAAACCCTCTCATCTGGAAGGATGCAAATTCGCAGAACAGACTGTTAGCGGACGGGCACCGGATCAACGACTACAAACATCTGATGACTCGCCTCGACGCCAAACAGATCGAAATGCTTATCGATGCCAATAAAGAAAGCCTGAAGCCAACAGTACAGCCACAAACCACACAAACTGTGCAAGCGGTGGAAAAAAGCCCAGTCGCTCCCTCCATCCCTGCAACGAATGGAACGGGTATCAAAAGCACCGCAGCGGCATCGATTACAATTGATGATTTCGGCAAGATCGACCTCAGGGTGGCGAAAATCATCAATGCCGAACACGTAGAAGGCGCGGATAAACTATTGAAGCTCACGCTGGATATCGGAGCAGAACAGCGTACCGTCTTCGCAGGGATAAAATCCGCCTACGATCCTGAACAGCTCACAGGCCGCCTGACTGTCATGGTAGCCAACCTTGCGCCACGCAAGATGAAATTCGGCATATCCGAAGGGATGGTGCTGGCCGCGGGTGATGGCGATGGGCCTTATCTTCTCTCTCCCGATGAAGGCGCACGGCCGGGAATGAAAATAAAATAG
- a CDS encoding Mov34/MPN/PAD-1 family protein, with protein sequence MLTIHTKLVEAMIAQAHKDHPIETCGIIAGPQGCNLPLRLIPMRNAARSAVFFKFDPNQQLQVWREMEARDEEPIVIYHSHTDTQAYPSRTDVKFAAELRSHYVIIPTNPIYGDEIRSFRICDGMVTEERVRMLDSYKSEWELAMVA encoded by the coding sequence ATGCTGACCATACACACCAAACTCGTTGAGGCAATGATTGCTCAAGCACATAAAGATCACCCCATCGAGACCTGTGGAATCATCGCTGGTCCCCAGGGATGCAATCTTCCATTGCGCCTGATCCCGATGCGTAACGCGGCTCGGTCGGCGGTATTTTTCAAGTTCGACCCCAATCAGCAATTGCAGGTCTGGAGAGAAATGGAGGCGCGGGACGAAGAACCTATCGTTATCTATCACTCCCACACTGATACGCAGGCCTATCCAAGCCGAACCGACGTCAAGTTTGCAGCCGAACTTCGGTCCCATTACGTCATCATTCCAACAAATCCCATTTACGGGGACGAAATTCGCAGTTTCCGGATTTGTGACGGCATGGTGACCGAGGAGCGGGTCAGAATGCTGGATTCATATAAATCGGAATGGGAACTGGCAATGGTGGCTTGA
- the dcd gene encoding dCTP deaminase, with protein sequence MTIKSDKWIRRMAAEHRMIEPFEPNQVKHANGHRIVSYGTSSYGYDIRCSDEFKLFTNINSVIVDPKNFDSNSFVDVKGDVCLIPPNSFALARTVEYFRIPRNVLTICLGKSTYARCGIIVNVTPFEPEWEGYVTLEFSNTTPLPAKIYANEGVAQVIFFESDEVCEVSYKDRGGKYQGQHGVTLPKI encoded by the coding sequence ATGACCATAAAGTCGGATAAGTGGATTCGCCGCATGGCGGCGGAACACCGCATGATCGAGCCCTTCGAGCCCAATCAGGTCAAGCACGCCAATGGCCATCGGATCGTTTCATACGGGACATCAAGTTACGGCTACGATATCCGTTGCTCGGATGAATTCAAGCTGTTTACCAATATAAACTCCGTTATTGTCGACCCCAAGAATTTTGATTCGAATTCTTTTGTCGACGTGAAGGGCGACGTTTGCCTTATCCCGCCCAATTCCTTTGCACTCGCGCGCACCGTTGAGTATTTCCGCATCCCGCGCAATGTGCTTACCATCTGCCTCGGCAAATCCACTTATGCGCGTTGCGGCATTATTGTCAACGTCACCCCATTTGAGCCGGAGTGGGAAGGTTATGTCACACTGGAATTTTCCAACACGACACCGCTTCCCGCAAAGATTTATGCGAATGAGGGAGTGGCTCAGGTGATCTTCTTCGAGTCCGATGAAGTATGCGAGGTTTCGTATAAAGATCGGGGTGGAAAATATCAGGGGCAGCATGGTGTGACGCTACCGAAAATCTGA
- a CDS encoding CoA transferase, whose amino-acid sequence MNRPLTSCAITGPLKSAAPDFAEIASSLLYQSGALGMKIETTENCSNNAALSFEFKTPHTTPITCNVTRWGDSSKQASVTENIMQAACGLMSVHGRASGGSQPLGLNYISTLTAALALQGGISASIGQLRGLSVSNSDVSMASAALLSMGQYIAGATASESHESPRPSHVPQSACLPFISLDGVIFELETLDAGPWQKFWSEIGVSSTVAGKGWTAFLLRYAKAISPLPDELFNAISNITYHRISQICARTGMAICPVRSINDRAQDEDSRHVWLQGPWEFLFETRLKNGWDGWSSRSTGNLPLSGLTVIESCRRIQGPLAGHLLALLGAEVIRIEPPGGDPLRGMPPMAGDCSARFDALNRFKTIREVDIKSLAGQTEVKELVQRADVFLHNWAPGKAVLLNLDHEDLAATNPSLIYAYAGGWATDSATHSPSSQMPGTDFMAQAYSGIAKKIAETSDTRGGSLFTILDVLGGVVAAQGITIALLNRCMNNMSAKVTSSLMSAATLLCADDFQRLYALPNSGPASKSIIDAIYATKRGEIAVECRDLKTAVRLAEALGAAIVIEEDNFQDCLSDWFLSRTADEWAGILEHAGVPSAVVIEDLADLQTMAHLQSTLTPGAYTKVNSPWSFK is encoded by the coding sequence ATGAATCGCCCATTAACCAGTTGTGCAATAACGGGCCCGCTAAAAAGCGCTGCCCCGGATTTTGCCGAGATAGCGTCCTCACTTCTTTACCAGTCCGGTGCGCTGGGCATGAAAATCGAGACAACCGAAAATTGCTCGAACAATGCAGCGCTTTCTTTTGAATTCAAGACTCCGCATACCACACCCATAACATGTAATGTAACCAGATGGGGTGATAGCTCCAAACAAGCTTCTGTGACAGAAAATATAATGCAGGCAGCTTGCGGATTGATGTCCGTCCATGGGCGGGCCAGCGGTGGATCCCAACCGCTGGGGTTGAATTACATTTCCACCCTGACCGCCGCTTTGGCGCTTCAGGGCGGGATTAGCGCTTCCATTGGCCAACTACGCGGCCTTTCGGTATCGAACAGTGACGTCTCGATGGCGTCCGCAGCCCTGTTAAGCATGGGGCAATATATCGCGGGTGCAACGGCTTCAGAGTCTCACGAGAGCCCAAGGCCAAGCCATGTCCCACAGTCGGCCTGTCTCCCTTTCATTTCGCTGGATGGCGTCATCTTTGAACTTGAAACACTTGACGCCGGGCCTTGGCAAAAATTCTGGTCCGAGATCGGTGTAAGTTCAACAGTCGCCGGCAAAGGATGGACTGCTTTTTTGCTGCGATATGCCAAAGCCATTTCCCCTCTGCCTGATGAGTTATTCAACGCTATATCAAACATTACGTATCACCGCATCTCCCAGATATGTGCCAGAACCGGTATGGCTATTTGTCCCGTGCGATCCATAAATGACAGAGCCCAGGACGAAGACAGCCGGCATGTATGGCTTCAAGGCCCGTGGGAGTTCCTTTTCGAGACGCGTCTCAAGAACGGATGGGACGGATGGTCAAGTCGTTCCACGGGTAATTTACCGTTAAGCGGGCTCACCGTCATCGAATCGTGCCGGCGGATCCAGGGCCCTCTTGCCGGGCACCTGCTGGCGCTGCTGGGCGCGGAGGTCATCCGGATAGAGCCACCGGGCGGAGACCCTCTGCGAGGCATGCCACCAATGGCAGGTGATTGTTCAGCACGATTCGATGCGCTCAACCGTTTTAAAACTATTCGAGAAGTCGATATCAAATCCCTGGCGGGACAAACAGAAGTCAAGGAACTGGTGCAACGTGCCGACGTCTTTCTGCATAACTGGGCACCTGGCAAAGCGGTACTGTTAAATCTCGACCATGAAGATCTGGCTGCAACCAATCCATCCCTGATTTACGCCTATGCCGGCGGTTGGGCAACGGACAGCGCGACACATTCTCCCTCCAGCCAGATGCCCGGCACAGACTTCATGGCGCAAGCCTACTCCGGGATTGCCAAAAAGATCGCGGAAACCTCCGATACGCGTGGCGGGTCCTTATTTACGATACTCGATGTGCTCGGAGGCGTTGTTGCAGCACAAGGGATCACTATCGCGCTGCTCAATCGATGTATGAATAATATGAGCGCGAAGGTCACGTCATCGTTAATGAGCGCGGCAACGCTTCTGTGTGCGGATGATTTTCAGCGCCTATATGCGTTGCCGAACTCCGGTCCAGCTTCAAAAAGCATTATTGACGCCATCTATGCCACTAAACGGGGGGAAATTGCGGTTGAATGTCGCGATTTAAAGACTGCGGTGCGATTAGCCGAAGCCCTGGGTGCCGCTATCGTTATTGAAGAAGACAATTTTCAGGATTGCTTGAGCGACTGGTTCCTTTCAAGAACGGCGGATGAGTGGGCAGGTATCCTTGAACATGCAGGCGTCCCCTCAGCCGTTGTCATTGAAGACCTTGCAGACCTGCAAACCATGGCACATCTGCAGTCGACCCTGACCCCCGGTGCTTATACGAAAGTCAACTCCCCCTGGAGCTTCAAATGA
- the moeB gene encoding molybdopterin-synthase adenylyltransferase MoeB: MQLLPLVHPSEELTRDEVSRYSRHLLIPDVGVEGQKRLKNSKVLVIGAGGLGSPVLLYLAAAGVGTLGIIDFDVVDESNLQRQIIHGQSDIGRLKSRSAKDSVNELNPHIHVQLHNERLEVTNAVEIISGYDLVVDGTDNFSTRYLVNDACVLAKKPYVWGSIFRFEGQASVFWEDAPDGVGLNYRDLYPEPPPSEMAPSCAEGGVLGILCASIGAIMATEAIKLITGLGETLLGRLAVYDALDMTYRFIPLQRAPARTPITGLMDYQEFCGVKPVATENMTNPFIISPLELKKMQDSGKDMRLIDVRGIEEWNIVRIKGANHIPKNKIMTEEVLSQLNKEDFIVVHCKMGIRSRDVLVEMKKQGFTNVKSLDGGILAWIRDVDQSLPSY; encoded by the coding sequence ATGCAATTACTACCATTAGTACACCCTTCGGAAGAATTAACCAGAGATGAAGTTTCACGGTACAGCCGCCATCTGCTGATCCCAGATGTCGGCGTGGAAGGACAAAAACGCCTCAAGAACAGTAAAGTTTTAGTGATAGGTGCCGGTGGTTTAGGGTCACCCGTGCTGCTGTATCTCGCGGCAGCCGGCGTCGGAACACTGGGAATCATCGACTTCGATGTCGTCGACGAATCCAATTTGCAAAGGCAAATCATTCATGGGCAATCGGATATCGGCAGGCTCAAGTCCAGGAGTGCGAAAGACTCGGTTAACGAGTTAAACCCCCATATTCATGTCCAGCTCCATAACGAACGCCTTGAAGTGACAAATGCCGTTGAGATAATTTCAGGGTACGACCTGGTTGTAGATGGGACGGATAATTTTTCTACCCGGTATCTTGTCAACGATGCCTGCGTGCTTGCGAAAAAACCATATGTATGGGGATCCATTTTTCGATTCGAAGGACAGGCCTCCGTCTTCTGGGAGGATGCGCCGGATGGAGTGGGCTTGAACTATCGTGATCTGTACCCCGAGCCACCCCCATCGGAGATGGCGCCCTCATGTGCCGAAGGTGGCGTGTTAGGCATTCTCTGTGCCTCGATCGGCGCGATCATGGCGACAGAAGCCATTAAATTGATCACCGGCTTAGGCGAAACCCTGCTTGGAAGACTCGCTGTCTATGACGCCCTGGACATGACATACAGGTTTATTCCCTTGCAGCGCGCACCTGCGAGAACGCCTATAACCGGATTAATGGATTACCAGGAATTTTGCGGAGTGAAGCCGGTAGCCACGGAAAACATGACGAACCCCTTCATAATCAGTCCGCTGGAACTCAAGAAGATGCAGGACAGCGGTAAGGATATGCGGCTCATCGATGTTCGTGGAATCGAAGAATGGAACATTGTCCGCATAAAAGGCGCCAACCACATTCCCAAAAATAAAATCATGACCGAAGAGGTTTTATCTCAGCTCAACAAAGAGGATTTCATCGTAGTGCATTGCAAAATGGGCATCCGTTCGAGAGATGTTCTCGTGGAGATGAAAAAGCAAGGCTTCACCAACGTCAAAAGCCTGGACGGTGGAATTCTAGCGTGGATCAGGGACGTCGATCAGTCGTTGCCCAGTTATTAG
- a CDS encoding type III PLP-dependent enzyme, which yields MQMRTTALRRKVDAEEIFDTHPEVRLDFEHVQAALKKGYSKPFLLVDSHIVRTKARRFKTAMPQVQPHYAVKANPDPRVLSALIEEGVGFEIASISELDLLLSLGVPAAEIYYSNPMKSRAYLEYAASKGVEWYVLDSVEELRKIVSVKPDAKMYLRIDTPNIGSDWPLAGKFGTHAAEIKGIINEAVKLKADLAGVTFHVGSQCRNPQNWRVGIERAKKVFADMRRVGLSPRLLNIGGGYPVRHIKPIPSIEIIGDVVNAAIADLPKEIRIMAEPGRYLVSDAAYFVCRVVGTATRNGKRWMYWDAGMFGGVIEVTEGLRYEILSDRSGHDIPWCVAGPTCDSVDILMRDEMLPEDIQEGDFIYIPNAGAYTTAYASNFNGFPLPDVVVL from the coding sequence ATGCAAATGCGTACCACGGCCCTACGGCGCAAAGTAGACGCCGAAGAAATATTCGACACCCATCCCGAAGTCAGACTGGATTTTGAACATGTCCAGGCAGCCTTGAAAAAAGGCTACAGCAAGCCGTTTCTGCTGGTTGACAGCCATATTGTCCGCACTAAAGCCCGCCGATTCAAAACTGCCATGCCACAGGTGCAGCCGCACTATGCGGTGAAGGCGAATCCGGATCCGCGCGTACTCAGCGCCCTGATCGAGGAAGGCGTCGGGTTTGAAATCGCCTCTATCTCGGAACTGGATCTTCTGCTCAGCCTGGGTGTTCCCGCTGCGGAAATTTATTACAGTAATCCGATGAAGTCGCGCGCCTATCTGGAATATGCGGCATCAAAAGGTGTGGAATGGTATGTGCTGGATAGTGTCGAGGAACTACGCAAGATTGTGAGCGTCAAGCCTGACGCGAAGATGTATCTGCGCATAGACACGCCGAACATCGGCAGCGATTGGCCACTGGCCGGCAAATTCGGTACGCACGCCGCCGAGATCAAGGGCATCATCAATGAAGCGGTAAAACTCAAGGCCGATCTTGCGGGCGTGACTTTCCATGTCGGTTCACAATGCCGTAATCCGCAGAATTGGCGAGTGGGCATCGAGCGGGCCAAAAAGGTTTTTGCGGACATGCGCCGGGTTGGCTTATCGCCCCGTCTGCTCAATATCGGCGGCGGCTATCCCGTTCGTCATATCAAGCCCATCCCGTCAATAGAGATAATAGGTGACGTGGTGAATGCAGCCATCGCGGATCTGCCGAAGGAAATTCGTATCATGGCCGAGCCGGGGCGTTATCTGGTATCCGATGCAGCTTATTTTGTTTGCCGCGTGGTAGGCACAGCCACCCGCAATGGTAAGCGCTGGATGTACTGGGACGCGGGTATGTTTGGCGGCGTGATCGAAGTCACCGAAGGTCTACGCTATGAAATTCTTTCTGACCGCAGCGGGCACGACATTCCATGGTGTGTCGCCGGGCCGACCTGTGACTCGGTGGATATTCTGATGCGTGATGAAATGCTGCCGGAAGATATCCAGGAAGGGGATTTCATCTATATTCCCAACGCCGGTGCTTACACGACTGCCTACGCCAGCAATTTCAATGGTTTTCCACTACCGGATGTGGTTGTTCTCTAA
- a CDS encoding MoaD/ThiS family protein, with translation MQITVNIPTILRPLTDNQKRLTITGFSVLEVIEHMEQRYPGVKEKLIAGGKAHRFINIYVNDDDIRFANGLSTSLSDGDSLTILPAVAGGC, from the coding sequence ATGCAAATCACCGTAAATATCCCAACCATATTAAGGCCACTTACCGACAATCAAAAACGTCTCACAATTACCGGTTTCAGCGTACTCGAAGTTATCGAACATATGGAGCAGCGGTATCCCGGCGTCAAAGAGAAACTGATCGCCGGAGGAAAGGCACACCGCTTCATCAATATATACGTGAACGACGATGACATTCGTTTTGCCAACGGCCTTTCAACCAGCCTGAGCGACGGCGACTCGTTAACCATTTTGCCTGCGGTTGCCGGTGGGTGCTGA
- a CDS encoding TonB-dependent receptor: MAQTTTQSSTTALTPVVVTSNPIIDRVRIDPFSSTSAVVTESQLRDQNAFDLAAALRRTPGVQISRYNPVGAFGGDQGGAVFIRGMGVSRPGSEIKTYIDGVPFYMGVWNHPLLDLLPVNGMQSITVYKSPQPQINGNNFASINLETKRATEDGIQAGARISGGYFNTFIEQADLVGRKGDVDFMLAQGHAQSDGQRLNASGELNNVMGRIGMRLGANWSVGTSFLFVTNTARDPGDNRLPRPAVAPQYNTQAGLVSAFISHRHNDWRGDLRFYYSKGEGNWLHQSGLDGDTLTNFETIGVRWKEQFSLWKGSAIVAGLDSDWISGNARFNRVAPAPQDSFNAPAFRVTSPYMALSQTIELGKGWSLVPAVGIRVYDHNMFRTKTSPHAGLSLISDWITLFGNVSRGINYPGLEAPVLSSVIPALGQSWRQLAAEELDHAEVGFKLNPFETTQIDVSVFADQVKNRYIFGFPPNVPPPPQFLNLGTYTIRGTEVAIRQNITANWTVFGGMTLLDPSIDNLPYTPKRAVTAGLNGQMGPIRLTVDTQYQSSVLALNRPRAAGAVNSESVHSFAIMNARVSYQLPQLGKRGEIFVAMENLLDARYAYRPGYPMPGRWGQIGFSASF; this comes from the coding sequence ATGGCACAGACTACGACGCAATCCTCAACTACCGCGCTGACTCCCGTCGTTGTGACGTCCAATCCAATCATTGATCGCGTGCGCATCGATCCGTTTTCAAGCACATCCGCGGTGGTCACCGAAAGCCAGCTTCGCGATCAGAATGCGTTCGATCTCGCGGCCGCGCTGCGCCGCACCCCAGGGGTGCAAATATCACGGTACAACCCGGTGGGTGCTTTTGGTGGCGATCAAGGCGGCGCGGTCTTTATACGCGGAATGGGTGTCAGCCGGCCCGGCAGTGAAATCAAGACTTACATTGACGGCGTTCCATTTTACATGGGCGTCTGGAACCATCCATTGCTCGATCTGTTGCCGGTCAATGGCATGCAATCCATTACCGTCTACAAAAGCCCCCAACCTCAAATCAACGGTAATAACTTTGCGTCGATCAATCTGGAAACCAAGCGCGCAACCGAGGATGGCATACAGGCAGGCGCAAGGATTTCCGGAGGCTATTTCAATACCTTTATCGAGCAAGCGGATCTGGTTGGCCGCAAAGGTGATGTGGATTTCATGCTGGCGCAAGGTCACGCCCAGTCGGATGGCCAGCGACTCAATGCGAGCGGCGAACTGAATAATGTGATGGGCCGCATCGGCATGCGGCTGGGTGCAAACTGGTCGGTTGGCACAAGCTTTCTTTTTGTCACCAACACCGCGCGCGATCCAGGCGATAACCGGTTGCCGAGACCCGCCGTGGCACCGCAATACAACACCCAGGCAGGATTGGTCTCCGCTTTTATATCGCATCGTCACAATGACTGGCGCGGTGACTTACGTTTTTATTACAGCAAGGGAGAAGGTAACTGGCTGCATCAGTCCGGCCTGGATGGAGATACGCTCACCAATTTCGAAACGATAGGCGTGCGCTGGAAGGAGCAATTCTCTCTATGGAAGGGCAGCGCCATTGTTGCCGGACTGGACAGCGACTGGATTTCGGGCAATGCGCGATTCAATAGAGTAGCCCCGGCGCCGCAGGATAGTTTTAATGCACCCGCTTTCCGCGTCACGTCCCCTTACATGGCGTTGAGCCAAACGATAGAGCTGGGTAAAGGCTGGTCGCTTGTGCCGGCGGTTGGCATCCGGGTCTATGACCACAATATGTTCCGGACAAAGACGTCGCCACATGCGGGTCTCTCTCTGATATCAGACTGGATCACCCTCTTCGGCAATGTATCGCGCGGCATCAATTATCCGGGATTGGAGGCCCCCGTACTTTCCTCCGTGATACCCGCACTGGGGCAAAGCTGGAGACAGCTTGCCGCGGAAGAGCTCGATCACGCCGAAGTCGGCTTCAAGCTGAATCCTTTCGAAACAACACAGATTGATGTCAGCGTATTTGCCGATCAGGTAAAAAACCGCTACATCTTCGGCTTCCCGCCCAACGTTCCGCCACCGCCGCAGTTTCTGAATCTGGGTACCTATACCATACGCGGCACTGAAGTTGCGATTCGACAAAACATTACGGCCAACTGGACGGTTTTTGGTGGAATGACATTGCTTGATCCCAGCATCGATAATTTGCCGTATACGCCAAAGAGAGCCGTCACGGCCGGCTTGAATGGGCAAATGGGGCCCATTCGCCTGACAGTCGACACCCAGTACCAATCAAGCGTACTGGCGCTCAATCGGCCGCGTGCGGCGGGAGCTGTCAACAGCGAGAGCGTTCATTCATTTGCGATCATGAATGCCCGCGTCTCTTACCAGTTGCCGCAGCTTGGCAAAAGAGGCGAAATTTTCGTGGCTATGGAAAATCTTCTGGATGCCCGTTACGCCTATCGTCCAGGGTATCCGATGCCGGGGCGCTGGGGGCAGATCGGCTTTTCCGCAAGCTTCTGA